In the genome of Cystobacter ferrugineus, one region contains:
- a CDS encoding Ig-like domain-containing protein: MRTRIALMMLMVAFCPAVVMAAPDSLLAGPETRIDTKPPEQTNQTTARFEFSALSAATSFRCTVDTDGPFGCRSPLSYGNLKAGTHNFCVFAVDSSGQAGNPACYSWTIEMTPPTVAISVPSSGEVVHTADPSIQGTTNEPSSTINVFIDDNAQSAGSVVADAAGNWTFNKPLGLSDGDHSVSATAMDPAGNVGTRSAKISFRVNANISDTTIAEHPQQVHSSRHSVFEFGSPTGATRFECQLDNAAAGFTDCDQVALFKNLSDGSHTLKVRAKDSAGNVDPTPVEFTWTVDTQSPPATCNPGEPGGEPQGGCASSGGQPTLVLSLLGGLFLVLTARRRRSS, translated from the coding sequence ATGAGGACGCGTATTGCTTTGATGATGTTGATGGTGGCTTTCTGTCCGGCTGTCGTGATGGCGGCGCCTGACAGCTTGCTGGCGGGTCCAGAGACGAGAATTGATACCAAGCCTCCTGAACAAACCAATCAGACGACGGCCAGGTTCGAGTTTTCCGCGCTATCCGCTGCTACGTCCTTCAGATGCACGGTTGACACCGATGGTCCATTCGGTTGCCGCAGCCCATTGTCGTACGGTAACCTTAAAGCAGGCACCCATAATTTCTGCGTCTTTGCCGTGGATAGCAGCGGGCAGGCGGGAAATCCTGCCTGCTACTCCTGGACCATTGAAATGACTCCGCCTACCGTGGCTATCTCGGTGCCTTCGAGCGGTGAGGTGGTTCATACGGCGGATCCCAGCATCCAGGGGACGACCAACGAGCCTTCCAGTACCATCAATGTCTTCATTGACGATAACGCCCAGAGCGCGGGCTCCGTGGTCGCGGATGCGGCGGGGAATTGGACGTTCAATAAACCTCTCGGACTCAGTGATGGAGATCATTCCGTGAGTGCAACCGCCATGGATCCTGCTGGCAACGTCGGAACTCGTTCGGCGAAGATTTCCTTCAGAGTGAACGCGAACATCTCGGACACCACTATCGCCGAACACCCGCAGCAGGTTCATTCCTCCCGCCACTCGGTGTTCGAGTTCGGCTCGCCCACGGGCGCCACGCGCTTCGAGTGCCAACTCGACAACGCCGCCGCTGGTTTCACGGACTGTGATCAGGTGGCGCTCTTCAAGAACCTGAGCGACGGTTCGCACACCCTCAAGGTTCGTGCGAAGGACAGCGCGGGCAATGTGGATCCCACTCCCGTGGAGTTCACCTGGACGGTCGACACCCAGTCGCCTCCCGCGACGTGCAATCCGGGAGAGCCCGGAGGAGAGCCGCAAGGCGGTTGTGCCTCGTCGGGTGGACAGCCGACGCTGGTCCTGAGCCTGCTCGGCGGCCTCTTCCTCGTGCTCACCGCGCGTCGGCGCCGTTCGTCCTGA